In the genome of Plasmodium falciparum 3D7 genome assembly, chromosome: 2, one region contains:
- a CDS encoding acyl-CoA synthetase, with product MHIIFSVCLFIIYIIHVYPCKSGCLGKDKGYSEICEKAIYENESNTFCMKDHLIRESLFIYKPIMKLLLKKYRLRNNKIAIVEHAYGEPQNFITYGKFFRKVLSFSHSLNNFEGQGIQGKSYKEHQNHGWFRLLGIYGSNSINWLIVDMAAMMSGVTTLILHSNFSIDVIVNILNETKLEWLCLDLDLVDGLLLHRHELPYLKKLIILDNLVKPIRIDILRYVFNNENNVSEYDDASDDDENSESSDESFEINMGLAEYDVEKLEKIKDLKERSKNVGIRFLEFDDVSSVPTKIYNIQNDEPDFITSIVYTSGTSGKPKGVMLSNLNMYNAIVPLCKHSMLNYHPKAHLSYLPVSHIYERVNVYVAFLSGIKIDIWSKNINFFSRDIFNSKGELLVGVPKVFNRIYSNIMAEINNLSATKRRNIKNVFSLRRSVNCACFTNLLEGLTGYSSKIRNCVNPNLEVILNGGGKLSPRIAEELRVLLNVNFYQGYGLTETTGPIFVQQKRDYNTESIGGPIAPNTKYKVRTWETYKASDSTPKGELLIKSDSIFKGYFLERELTENSFTYDHFFVTGDIVQINDNGSLTFLDRSKGLVKLSQGEYIETDLLNNIYSEIPFINNCVVYGDDSLDEALAIISVDKYLLFRCLRDDNMLNETGINEKNYMDKLSDQNINTKHFIDYVKNKMLEVYNNTNLNRYNIINHIYLTSKTWDTTNYLTPTMKVKRFSVIQDYAFFIDQVKNIFKKKLKGQKERTKRLQKKTSDEQEIKNDENDQEKSKKSYFSRLSQKRKSRSQEKNKSTSQEKNKSTSQEKNKSKSKEKNTSTLPQDNISIPVQNKIEKPQQNNMSNITLKNTLKSTDASLKIPEKNKVQTNKSRFQVQNVREELEMNS from the coding sequence ATGCACATTATATTTAGTGTGTGTTTGTTTATCATTTACATAATTCATGTATATCCTTGTAAGTCTGGTTGTTTAGGTAAAGATAAAGGTTATTCAGAAATTTGTGAGAAGGCGATATATGAGAATGAATCAAATACATTTTGTATGAAAGATCATTTAATTCGAGAGtccttatttatttataagcctattatgaaattattattaaaaaaatatagattacgtaataataaaatagcaATAGTCGAACATGCTTATGGTGAACCacaaaattttataacatatggGAAATTTTTCAGAAAAGTATTATCCTTTAGTCattcattaaataattttgaagGACAAGGTATACAAGGTAAAAGTTATAAAGAACATCAAAATCATGGATGGTTTAGATTATTAGGTATATATGGTAGCAATTCTATAAATTGGTTAATTGTTGATATGGCAGCTATGATGAGTGGTGTAACAACCTTGATTTTACATTCTAACTTTAGTATAGATGTAATTGTAaacatattaaatgaaaCGAAATTAGAATGGTTATGTTTAGATTTAGATTTAGTTGATGGCTTATTACTTCATAGACATGAATTAccatatttgaaaaaattaataattttagatAACTTAGTGAAACCTATACGAATAGATATTCTTCGTTATGtttttaataatgaaaataacgTTTCAGAATATGATGATGCtagtgatgatgatgaaaatagtGAATCGTCTGATGAATCGTTTGAAATTAATATGGGTCTTGCAGAATATGATGtagaaaaattagaaaaaataaaagatttaAAAGAAAGATCAAAAAATGTTGGAATTAGATTTTTAGAATTTGATGACGTATCAAGTGTCCCAactaaaatttataatattcaaaatGATGAACCAGATTTTATTACTTCTATTGTATATACATCTGGAACATCTGGAAAACCTAAAGGTGTTATGTTAAGTAATTTAAACATGTATAATGCTATTGTACCATTATGTAAACACAGTATGCTAAATTATCATCCAAAAGCACATTTATCCTATTTACCtgtatcacatatatatgaaagaGTTAATGTATATGTTGCTTTCTTATCAGGTATAAAAATAGATATTTGGAGCAAAAATATCAATTTCTTTTCTAgagatatatttaattcaaAAGGTGAATTATTAGTAGGGGTACCCAAAGTTTTTAATAGAATCTATTCAAATATTATGgcagaaataaataatttgtcAGCTactaaaagaagaaatataaaaaatgttttctCATTACGTAGATCTGTTAATTGTGCTTGCTTTACAAATTTATTAGAAGGATTAACTGGATATTCATCTAAAATTAGAAATTGTGTAAACCCAAATTTAGAAGTCATATTAAATGGTGGTGGAAAGTTATCTCCAAGAATTGCTGAAGAATTACGTGTTCTATTAAATGTTAACTTTTATCAAGGCTATGGTTTAACAGAAACCACAGGTCCTATTTTTGTACAACAAAAAAGAGATTATAATACAGAAAGTATAGGAGGTCCCATAGCCcctaatacaaaatataaagtaaGAACATGGGAAACTTATAAAGCATCAGATTCTACACCTAAAGgagaattattaattaaaagtgATTCCATATTTAAAGGATACTTTCTAGAAAGAGAACTAACAGAAAATTCTTTTACATATgatcatttttttgtaacaGGTGATATCGTtcaaataaatgataatggTTCTTTAACTTTCTTAGATAGATCTAAAGGTTTAGTGAAATTATCACAAGGGGAATATATAGAAACAGAtttgttaaataatatttattcagaaattccttttattaataattgtgTTGTTTATGGTGATGATTCTTTAGATGAAGCCTTAGCTATTATTTCTgttgataaatatttattatttagatGTTTAAGAGATGATAATATGTTAAATGAAACTggaattaatgaaaaaaattatatggatAAATTATCTGATCAAAACATAAATACAAAACATTTTATTGATTacgttaaaaataaaatgttagaagtatataataatacaaatttaaataggtataatattattaatcatatttatttaacgTCCAAAACTTGGGATACAACCAATTATCTTACACCAACAATGAAGGTGAAGAGATTTTCTGTCATACAAGATTATGCTTTCTTCATTGATCaagttaaaaatatatttaaaaaaaaattaaaaggtCAAAAGGAACGCACTAAGCGTTTACAAAAGAAAACCTCAGATGAacaggaaataaaaaatgatgaaaacgATCAAGAAAAATCTAAAAAAAGTTATTTTTCAAGATTATCACAAAAGAGAAAATCACGTTctcaagaaaaaaataaatcaacatctcaagaaaaaaataaatcaacatctcaagaaaaaaataaatcaaaatctaaagaaaaaaatacatcAACACTTCCACAGGATAATATATCCATACCAGTgcaaaataaaattgaaaaaccgcaacaaaataatatgtcaaatattacattaaaaaatacCCTCAAATCTACTGATGCATCTTTAAAAATAcctgaaaaaaataaagtacaaacaaataaatcgAGATTTCAAGTTCAAAATGTACGAGAAGAACTTGAAATGAAttcataa
- a CDS encoding DNA-directed RNA polymerase II subunit RPB2, putative, which yields MAVKIEAPYFTNDFVKTEQLSDNDKNPNEQITEDDSWVVIGSFFGSHGLVNQQIESYNDFIEYRMQEIIDEHPKIEIRPQPQYRTDRDENDNIIYSLKFGQLSLDRPFYDEKNLSNKNLWPQEARLRNLTYSSAIYIDIEQSTYIIDEVTKKPVLKEKFIYERINLGRIPLMLKSMFCWTKGLPENEIADMGECSYDQGGYFIVNGGEKVLVAQERMANNFIYVFKKKQPSKFGWVAEIRSQMERSQATSGFSVKMKTRSGGSQYGSNKSGGQLVATLPYIRTEISVGILFRALGCTSDRDILQRIVYDFNDKLMINALRETLEECIEYPTQDVCLDFIGKRGPTVGASREKRILYAKELLRKEVLPHMGTHPGVESKKSYFIGYMINRLLLAELGRIKEDDRDHFGKKRLDIAGPLMASSFSTYFRKMAKDVRRVLQRQIDNNKPFDVAGAIRSCSQITQGMQYQLATGNWGKDKDGKVIRTGVAQVLNRLTYSSCLSHLRRLNTPLGREGKMAKPRQLHNTHWGMICPFETPEGQSVGLVKNLSLMCDISVGTSTNNIYEFLTEWGLESLDEVPPELMKEKVKLFLNGKWVGCFNQIDNLIETLYELRRRCDISPEASIVRDVNSKEIKIFTDSGRAMRPLYVVKNVNGENKLKLTKEHVNNIEKYPETYNWDYLIQEGIIEYIDCEEEETTMISMFIDDLKTGTGYYNNFTHCEIHPSLILGVCASIIPFSDHNQSPRNTYQSAMGKQAMGIYVTNFNIRLDTLAHLLYYPQKPLVCTKVMEYLRFRELPAGINAIVAIMCYTGYNQEDSLIMNQSSIDRGLFRSVFYRTYTSEEKQQGSLIIESFEKPSVRVVKNLKRGDYTKLDDDGLIAPGIRVLGDDIIIGKVSPNIDDEDDIIIEKRNTSSSSIQIYNKDSISNNNSNNSNNNMNNMSNMSNMSNIRSSISSNLSFSSNIGSSNVLDTLPDSPINNTYNNNNNININSSSNNYSLHGAASVTSSTPSSTTIFSSGQTAGSSNSNTKYGTTIVSSTKDDTEIPTLTISSTNVLKQYKKDCSLSLRSNENGVIDTVMLSSNSRGNKFAKVKVRSVRIPQIGDKFASRHGQKGTIGITYRTEDMPFSSLGIFPDIIMNPHAVPSRMTIGHLVECLTGKVAAIEGGEGDATPFSKITVQEISQKLHNLGYEKYGNEMLYNGHNGRMLKSKIFIGPTYYQRLKHMVEDKIHARSRGPLTMITRQPTEGRSRDGGLRFGEMERDCMISHGSAKMLKERLFEESDAYRVHVCDNCGLCCIADINKNAYECTVCNSKTNISQIYLPYACKLLFQELMTMAIYPKLVLEDV from the exons atggcTGTAAAGATTGAAGCTCCATATTTTACGAACGATTTTGTAAAAACAg AACAATTAAGCGATAATGATAAGAACCCTAATGAACAGATTACAGAAGATGACAGCTGGGTTGTGATTGGATCATTTTTTGGAAGTCACGGTTTGGTGAATCAACAGATTGAAAGCTACAATGATTTTATTGAATACCGTATGCAAGAAATTATCGATGAGCATCCCAAGATAGAAATAAGACCACAACCCCAATATAGGACAGACAGAGATgagaatgataatataatatattctttaaaattTGGTCAGCTATCTTTAGATAGACCTTTTTATGATGAGAAGAATTTATCTAATAAGAATTTATGGCCCCAAGAAGCCCGATTAAGGAATTTAACTTATTCATCGgcaatatatattgatattgaACAGTCGACTTATATTATTGATGAGGTTACAAAGAAACCTGTTTTGAAAGAAaagtttatatatgaaagaaTAAATTTAGGTAGAATACCATTAATGCTTAAATCTATGTTTTGTTGGACAAAAGGATTACCAGAGAATGAAATTGCTGATATGGGTGAATGTTCTTATGATCAAGGTGGTTATTTTATTGTGAATGGTGGTGAAAAAGTTCTTGTTGCACAAGAAAGAATGgctaataattttatttatgtctttaaaaaaaaacaacctTCTAAATTTGGATGGGTTGCTGAAATTAGATCACAAATGGAACGTTCACAAGCTACTTCAGGGTTTTCtgtaaaaatgaaaacaagAAGTGGTGGTTCACAATATGGTAGTAATAAATCAGGTGGGCAATTAGTTGCTACGTTACCTTATATTAGAACAGAAATATCTGTAGGTATATTATTTAGGGCTTTAGGTTGTACATCGGATCGTGATATTTTACAAAGAATAGTATATGATTTTAATGATAAACTAATGATTAATGCTTTAAGAGAAACCTTAGAAGAATGTATAGAGTATCCAACACAAGATGTTTGTTTAGATTTCATTGGAAAAAGAGGACCAACCGTTGGAGCCTCCagagaaaaaagaattttataTGCTAAAGAATTATTACGTAAAGAAGTATTACCACATATGGGTACTCATCCTGGTGTCGAAAGTAaaaaatcatattttattgGATATATGATTAATAGATTATTATTAGCTGAATTAGGTAGAATTAAAGAGGATGATCGGGATCATTTCGGTAAAAAAAGATTAGATATTGCTGGACCATTAATGGCTAGTAGTTTTTCTACTTATTTTAGAAAAATGGCTAAAGATGTTAGAAGAGTTTTACAAAGACaaattgataataataaacctTTCGATGTTGCTGGTGCTATACGTAGCTGTTCACAAATTACACAAGGCATGCAATATCAGCTAGCTACTGGAAATTGGGGAAAGGATAAAGACGGAAAAGTTATAAGAACAGGGGTTGCACAGGTTTTAAATAGATTAACATATTCTTCATGTTTATCACATTTAAGACGATTAAATACACCCTTAGGTAGAGAAGGGAAAATGGCGAAGCCTAGACAATTACATAATACACATTGGGGTATGATTTGTCCATTTGAAACACCAGAAGGACAATCCGTTGGTTTAGTAAAAAATTTGTCCTTAATGTGTGATATAAGTGTTGGAACatcaacaaataatatatatgaatttttaaCAGAATGGGGATTAGAATCATTAGATGAAGTACCTCCTGAACTAATGAAAGAAAAAGTGAAGTTATTTTTAAATGGGAAATGGGTTGGATGCTTTAATCAAATCGATAATTTAATAGAAACATTATATGAATTAAGGAGACGATGTGATATATCACCTGAAGCTTCTATAGTAAGAGATGTTAATagtaaagaaataaaaatttttactGATTCTGGTCGAGCTATGAGACCTTTATATGTTGTTAAAAATGTGAATGgtgaaaataaattaaaattaacaaaagagcatgttaataatattgaaaaatatcCAGAAACATATAATTGGGATTATCTTATACAAGAAGGTATTATTGAATATATTGATtgtgaagaagaagaaacaACTATGATAAGTATGTTTATTGATGATTTAAAAACAGGAACaggttattataataattttactcATTGTGAAATACATccatcattaatattaggTGTTTGTGCATCAATCATTCCTTTTAGTGATCATAATCAAAGTCCTCGTAATACATATCAAAGTGCTATGGGGAAACAAGCTATGGGAATATATGTaacaaattttaatattagatTAGATACATTAgctcatttattatattatcctCAGAAACCATTAGTCTGTACAAAGGTAATGGAATATTTACGTTTTAGAGAGCTTCCAGCAGGTATTAATGCAATCGTTGCTATTATGTGTTATACAGGTTATAACCAAGAAGATAGTTTGATTATGAACCAATCTTCTATAGATCGTGGTTTATTTAGAAGTGTATTTTATCGTACTTATACGAGTGAAGAGAAGCAACAAGGTAGTTTAATTATTGAATCTTTTGAAAAACCATCGGTGCGAGTggttaaaaatttaaaaagagGTGATTATACAAAATTGGATGATGATGGATTAATAGCTCCAGGAATTCGTGTTTTGGGagatgatataataattggAAAAGTATCACCAAATATTGATGACGAAGATGACATAATAATTGAAAAGAGGAATACATCAAGTAGTagtattcaaatatataataaggattcgatatctaataataatagtaataatagtaataataatatgaataatatgagtaATATGAGTAATATGAGTAATATTCGAAGTAGTATAAGTAGTAATCTTTCCTTTTCATCAAATATAGGATCATCAAACGTGTTAGATACATTACCAGATTCACCTATAAACaacacatataataataataataatattaatattaatagtagtagtaataattattcaCTTCATGGTGCTGCTAGTGTTACTTCCTCAACCCCATCCAGTACCACGATATTTAGTAGTGGTCAAACAGCAGGGAGCTCAAATAGTAATACTAAATATGGTACTACAATAGTTAGTAGTACAAAAGATGATACAGAAATTCCTACATTAACTATAAGTTCCACAAATGTgttaaaacaatataaaaaggatTGTTCTTTAAGCTTAAGATCCAATGAAAATGGTGTAATAGATACTGTTATGTTATCATCAAATAGTAGAGGAAATAAATTTGCAAAGGTTAAAGTTCGTTCTGTACGTATACCACAAATTGGTGATAAATTCGCTAGTAGACATGGTCAAAAGGGTACTATTGGTATTACATATAGAACAGAAGATATGCCTTTTAGTTCGCTTGGTATTTTTCctgatattattatgaaccCACATGCAGTACCTTCTCGTATGACTATTGGACATCTGGTTGAATGCTTAACAGGAAAAGTTGCAGCCATTGAAGGAGGAGAAGGAGATGCTACCCCTTTTTCTAAAATAACTGTTCAAGAGATCTCACAAAAATTACATAATCTTggttatgaaaaatatggaaatgaaatgttatataatgGACATAACGGAAGAATGTTAAAGTCCAAAATATTTATTGGACCAACTTATTATCAAAGATTAAAACATATGGTTGAAGATAAAATACATGCAAGAAGTAGAGGACCATTAACTATGATTACAAGACAACCAACAGAAGGACGATCAAGAGATGGTGGTTTAAGATTTGGAGAAATGGAAAGAGATTGTATGATATCACATGGATCTGCAAAAATGTTAAAAGAAAGATTATTTGAAGAAAGTGATGCATATCGTGTACATGTATGTGATAATTGTGGTTTATGTTGTATTGCTGATATTAACAAAAATGCTTATGAATGTACTGTTTGTAATAGTAAAACAAACATATCACAAATTTATTTACCATATGCATGTAAATTGTTATTCCAGGAATTGATGACAATGGCTATCTACCCAAAACTCGTTCTAGAagatgtataa